The genomic region TACCATGCGCCCAACCAGCCGATGCTGGACGAGATGACCGACGCGGCCCTGACCGTGCTCGCCAAGAACCCGAAGGGCTTTGTCCTGACGGTCGAAGGCGCGCATATCGACAAGCAGTCGCACGCGATGGACGCCGACCGCGCCATCTGGGAGACGATCGAGTTCGACGCCGCCGTCAAGAAGGCGCGCGACTTCGCCGACCGCGTCGGCGACACCGTCGTGATCGTCCTCGCGGACCACGAATGTTCCGGCTTCAGCATCATTGGCGCGCTGAACACCTCCATCGCCAACCTGAAGGCCCTGCCCAGTGATAAGAACACCCTGGATCCGGCCATCCAGCCGAACCGCCAGAAGGTCGTCGGCACCTACGACGCCGCGTCGTTCCCGCACTATGCGATCGCGGCCGACGGCTTCCCGGTCAACTCGGACATCGACGGCAAGCTGCTGGTCGGCTTCGGCGCGAGCGGCGACCGCTACGAGGACTGGCTGACCAAGCCGCTGGTCATTATCGATAGCCTGCTGCCGAACAACATCAAGGCGGAGCTCGCCGGCAAAGGCTACTCGGTCACCCCGCGCGATCGACATCCCGAGAGCGACAACGGCTTCTTCCTGCGCGGCCAAGCCGCGGCGAACGATCAGGCCGTCCATACCGCGACCGACATTCCGATTTCCGCTTATAGCTCCAGCAGCCGCGCCTTTGAACAGTTCATCGGCGTGCAGGAGAACACGGATGTGTTCTTCAAGCTGGCGAAGAGCGCGATGGGCGGATATTAATTCGAAAGGCCACATCCCATGCGTAACCGCATCCTGCGAACTCTGGCCTTGGGAACCGTGCTGGGCGCCTGGGCGCTCGGCGCGGCGGCCCACGCCGATATCACAATCAACTTCGACGACGTTTACGCCGGTGAAGTTGTGAACAATACCTATAGCGCGTCCAAGGGCGTCACGTTTATTGGCGAGGGCGGGGCGTTCTATACCGACGTGCAGGCCATCGACACGACGTCCAGCTCGGCTCCGAACTCGCTCGACGGCTCCAACGGCGCCGTTGACATCCTCTTCGACACAACGAAGTATAAATCGGGGATCGACAAGTTTTCCGTCGATCTCGTTGCGGATCCGCTCGGTTACGGAAGCTCCAACGCAAGCTACGGCTTCTATGACAAGAACGGCGCGCTGCTCTTCTCGCTCGACCATGTCGATCAGACGTTCAGCCATACCCTGACGGTGACCGGCAGCGGAATCCAGAAGGTCGTTCTCGCCGGCGACGCATACTACGATAATGTCAATTTCCACCCCGTCCCGGAACCGGGCACAGTCGCGGCGATGATCGTCGGACTGGCCGGCCTCGGCGCGCTGATGCTTCGCCGAAAGCGGCTTAGCTAACGCGCGTCCTCCTCAAGTTCCTCATAGAAAACCCCGGCGTATCCGCGAGGCGGACACGCCGGGGTTTCTCTTGTGTCTGGCGCTGCCGGAGCGTGGTCACTCCGGCGCTCGCCGCGCCGACAGGCGCAGAAACCGCGTGGTCGTCTCCGTCGTCCGCGCGCGCTCCGCGATGCGCAGCCCCACGACCCAGAGCGGGCCTTGGGAGTCCGCCACGATTGGGATGGCGCCGCGCTGCTCTTGGGGGATCTTTGCGTCCGTGAAGAGGTCCGAAAGCTTCTTGGTTTTTCCGCCCAGGCTGAATGGGGCGATCCGGTCTCCCATCAGCCAGGCGCGCACATGCAGGCTGGCGAGATCGACGCAATCGGCGTCGAGAATCTCGATATAATCGGCGTCGTTTTGTTCGGACGTAAGCTGAGATTCGATCGTCCATCCATTTTTATCGAATACACATGTTCCCGGTGTTGTGAGAGAGGCGAGTTCAACAGTTGGGATGACCACGTTGGGAACGCTCAAATCGATGATGTCGCCTCTGAGGATCAAATGACACGGAGGCCGGGGCGTCACGATTGAATAGGACGCGACCTCGGAATGCGATGCGGCGGCGAGGAAATTGGCGATGTGTTCCTCTTGAATGTCCTGTGACGACTCGCGCAGGCGCGCGAGCGCCATGCGCAATGCCCGGCGCTGGAGCGCCGGCGCGAGCTTTGTCAGCTTTTCCCGATCTAAGAGGATGTGTTTGTCGGTCACCGAAGTTTGAACGCCGTCCAGCGCTTCCGCTGTTTGCGATTGCAGGTAGTCGTCGTCCAGCGCGGCGGTGCGGGAAAGACGGAGCAGAGCGGCGCGGACGCCGGGGGCGTAGTTCGCCTCCAGCTCTGGCAGTAACTCCAGGCGCATGCGGTTGCGCAGGTAGTGGCGGGAGTCGGCGTTGGAAGGATCGCGCCGGGGATTGAGATTATGCTCCGCGCAGTAGGCTTCGACTTCGGCGCGTGTGACGTCGCGCAGGGGGCGGATAATGTCGCCGCGCTGGTAGGGGATTCCGCGCAGGCCCGCCAGGCCCGAGCCGCGCAGGATGCGCATCAGGATCGTTTCGACCTGATCATCCTGCGTGTGGGCTGTGGCGATCCGGTCGGCGCGCATCTGCGCGGCGGCGCGGTGAAGAAAATCGTACCGCGCATCGCGCGCGGCGGCTTGCAGACCCGATGAACTCGCCTGCGCCAGCACGTCTTCGCCGAGAGTTTCGATCGCGCAGGGGATGCCCCGCTCGGCGCAGAACGCCGCGACAAACGCCGCTTCGGCGGCGGATTCCGCGCCGCGCAGGCCGTGGTCCAGATGGGCGGCGAAGAGGGAG from Capsulimonas corticalis harbors:
- a CDS encoding PEP-CTERM sorting domain-containing protein (PEP-CTERM proteins occur, often in large numbers, in the proteomes of bacteria that also encode an exosortase, a predicted intramembrane cysteine proteinase. The presence of a PEP-CTERM domain at a protein's C-terminus predicts cleavage within the sorting domain, followed by covalent anchoring to some some component of the (usually Gram-negative) cell surface. Many PEP-CTERM proteins exhibit an unusual sequence composition that includes large numbers of potential glycosylation sites. Expression of one such protein has been shown restore the ability of a bacterium to form floc, a type of biofilm.) is translated as MRNRILRTLALGTVLGAWALGAAAHADITINFDDVYAGEVVNNTYSASKGVTFIGEGGAFYTDVQAIDTTSSSAPNSLDGSNGAVDILFDTTKYKSGIDKFSVDLVADPLGYGSSNASYGFYDKNGALLFSLDHVDQTFSHTLTVTGSGIQKVVLAGDAYYDNVNFHPVPEPGTVAAMIVGLAGLGALMLRRKRLS
- the tilS gene encoding tRNA lysidine(34) synthetase TilS; the encoded protein is MALLDTLRRTLDLHDLLRPGQSVMAAVSGGPDSLSLLHALHLLQGELQISSLFAAHLDHGLRGAESAAEAAFVAAFCAERGIPCAIETLGEDVLAQASSSGLQAAARDARYDFLHRAAAQMRADRIATAHTQDDQVETILMRILRGSGLAGLRGIPYQRGDIIRPLRDVTRAEVEAYCAEHNLNPRRDPSNADSRHYLRNRMRLELLPELEANYAPGVRAALLRLSRTAALDDDYLQSQTAEALDGVQTSVTDKHILLDREKLTKLAPALQRRALRMALARLRESSQDIQEEHIANFLAAASHSEVASYSIVTPRPPCHLILRGDIIDLSVPNVVIPTVELASLTTPGTCVFDKNGWTIESQLTSEQNDADYIEILDADCVDLASLHVRAWLMGDRIAPFSLGGKTKKLSDLFTDAKIPQEQRGAIPIVADSQGPLWVVGLRIAERARTTETTTRFLRLSARRAPE